In Citrus sinensis cultivar Valencia sweet orange chromosome 4, DVS_A1.0, whole genome shotgun sequence, one DNA window encodes the following:
- the LOC102607569 gene encoding rhodanese-like domain-containing protein 7, with protein MIRYRSPPLLALRMLSSCTSHPKPNPNPRLHFTLKPTSQNSQTSQLISNPIRISQAMQVSTSCFTGSTDPTTISGRPVLTNSVPESGDPNSSSLVVISFYKFADFPDHANLRKPLKRLCEELRVSGGIILAPEGINGSICGTRESVERVLGFIQSDEHLKGLRQIESPVSPEEEAIHHGHTSNSPLAAGEDAPFRWDHVRVKLKKEIVTLGMPTVAPIERVGKYVKPREWNALISDPDTVVIDVRNDYETRIGKFKGAVDPVTTAFREFPSWVEDQFQNDKTTHKESKVEITDEITDKEVGSPKKRMPKRVAMYCTGGIRCEKASSFLLSKGFEEVYHLEGGILKYLEEVPKKESLWEGECFVFDKRVSVKHGLVQGTFKLCYGCKQPVSDADMESPLWEYGVTCPYCYSSKSEEEKERARARQRQFETWGIIGGPDKGRRPRSKPDGINKSFTKLSNSY; from the exons ATGATCAGGTACAGGTCGCCTCCATTACTGGCGCTGAGAATGCTATCATCTTGCACTTCACATCCAAAACCTAACCCTAACCCTAGATTACACTTTACTCTGAAACCCACCTCACAGAATTCGCAAACCTCTCAATTAATCTCAAACCCTATTAGGATTTCTCAAGCCATGCAAGTTTCTACCAGTTGCTTCACTGGGTCCACTGACCCGACTACCATTTCGGGAAGACCCGTATTAACAAATTCGGTTCCCGAATCGGGCGACCCGAACTCTTCTTCCCTCGTGGTGATCTCATTCTACAAGTTTGCGGATTTTCCTGACCACGCTAATTTGCGAAAGCCATTGAAGCGGCTTTGCGAGGAGCTG CGTGTTTCAGGGGGCATCATTCTTGCACCGGAAGGAATCAATGGAAGCATTTGTGGTACCAGGGAGTCGGTGGAAAGAGTTCTTGGGTTCATTCAAAGTGATGAACATTTAAAGGGGCTAAGACAAATAGAGTCTCCTGTCAGTCCTGAGGAGGAGGCTATACATCATGGACACACCAGCAATTCTCCTCTTGCAGCTGGGGAAGATGCTCCCTTCCGATGGGATCATGTGAGGGTTAAGTTGAAGAAAGAG ATTGTTACTCTTGGAATGCCAACTGTAGCACCTATTGAAAGGGTTGGGAAGTACGTGAAGCCCAGAGAATGGAATGCTTTGATTAGTGATCCCGATACA GTGGTGATCGATGTGCGCAATGACTATGAAACTAGAATTGGGAAGTTTAAAGGGGCAGTTGATCCAGTAACCACAGCATTCCGTGAGTTCCCTTCTTGGGTGGAGGATCAGTTCCAGAATGATAAAACTACTCATAAGGAGTCAAAGGTGGAGATAACAGATGAAATCACTGATAAAGAAGTTGGCTCTCCAAAAAAGAGGATGCCCAAGCGGGTTGCAATGTACTGCACAGGAGGAATTCGATGTGAGAAAGCTTCAAGTTTCCTCCTCAGCAAGGGCTTCGAAGAG GTTTATCATTTGGAAGGTGGGATTCTGAAATACCTGGAGGAAGTTCCAAAGAAAGAGAGCCTCTGGGAGGGTGAGTGCTTTGTGTTTGACAAACGAGTATCTGTTAAGCATGGTTTGGTGCAGGGAACTTTCAAGCTTTGCTATGGATGCAAGCAACCGGTGAGTGATGCCGACATGGAATCCCCACTGTGGGAGTATGGAGTTACTTGTCCATACTGTTACTCATCAAAATctgaagaagagaaagagagggcTAGAGCACGACAAAGACAATTCGAGACTTGGGGCATTATTGGTGGTCCCGACAAAGGTCGTCGACCAAGATCAAAGCCTGATGGTATAAATAAAAGCTTTACTAAGCTTTCGAATTCATATTAG
- the LOC102606798 gene encoding uncharacterized protein LOC102606798, producing MEATSLCYSNVRNLVRNKTKHFSKQCGNPSGSLKFGQQCKSKNRQAAGCVALSVSELEKRLEAEMKSEEEEWLKMEISRGKCKDRTGMVELLECLETEAIMGDDEGKEPTDYNRRAQIFDKSSRVFQALKERSISSSSH from the coding sequence ATGGAAGCAACGTCTCTTTGTTATTCGAATGTACGAAATCTCGTTAGGAACAAGACCAAACACTTTTCGAAACAGTGTGGAAACCCCTCTGGAAGCTTGAAATTTGGGCAGCAATGTAAGAGCAAGAATAGGCAGGCCGCTGGGTGTGTGGCTTTGTCAGTGTCGGAATTGGAGAAGCGACTGGAAGCTGAGATGAAGTCGGAAGAGGAAGAGTGGCTAAAAATGGAAATTTCGAGAGGAAAATGCAAGGACAGGACAGGCATGGTGGAATTGTTGGAGTGCCTGGAAACAGAAGCTATCATGGGCGATGACGAAGGAAAAGAACCTACTGATTACAACAGAAGAGCCCAGATTTTTGACAAGAGTTCCAGAGTTTTCCAGGCTCTGAAGGAGCGTAGCATTAGCAGCTCATCCCATTAA
- the LOC102607863 gene encoding WRKY DNA-binding transcription factor 70 — MGTLCSEKTSREKMAKELVKGKKFAHQLQVLLQKPFEEDGLVSAEDLVVKILRSFTQTLSVLGTTVTTSCDDDHEKYQQQQANSCNVNSDDYRRRSEDSGESKKRPAAKDSVSKRGCYKRKKNSQTWTVVSSTSNDGHAWRKYGQKEILNTKHPRSYFRCTHKYVQGCRATKQVQRRDDDPQMYDTTYIGHHTCRDIISFPQIVAESSEPNWGSTISTGGSFVVSSSSSIPTEEIKQECKEETTSTDHQDLSSLDSIAWEDFVSFQSSDEPEAAAMVFSCNNNKMISSHSLDMYNDFEHGFHFDDSGIF, encoded by the exons ATGGGCACTCTTTGTTCAGAGAAAACATCTAGGGAAAAGATGGCGAAGGAGCTTGTGAAGGGTAAGAAATTTGCCCACCAGCTTCAGGTTCTCCTTCAAAAGCCCTTTGAAGAAGATGGGTTGGTTTCGGCTGAGGATCTTGTTGTGAAGATCTTGAGATCTTTCACTCAGACTCTTTCTGTGCTCGGTACTACTGTTACTACTTCTTGTGATGATGATCATGAGAAGTATCAGCAGCAGCAGGCGAATTCTTGTAATGTTAATTCCGATGACTATCGCCGGAGATCGGAAGATTCCGGGGAGAGTAAGAAGAGGCCGGCGGCGAAGGACAGTGTCAGTAAGAGAGGATGCTACAAGAGAAA GAAAAATTCGCAAACATGGACAGTAGTTTCTTCAACCAGTAATGATGGTCATGCATGGAGAAAATATGGCCAAAAGGAGATCCTCAATACTAAACATCCAAG GAGCTACTTCAGGTGTACGCATAAGTATGTGCAGGGCTGCCGGGCAACGAAACAAGTTCAAAGAAGAGACGATGATCCACAAATGTATGATACAACATACATAGGCCATCATACCTGCAGAGATATCATCAGCTTCCCACAAATTGTGGCTGAAAGTTCTGAGCCTAATTGGGGTAGTACTATTAGCACTGGTGGTTCTTTTGTAGTGAGTTCCTCGTCTAGCATCCCGACAGAAGAAATCAAACAAGAATGCAAGGAAGAGACAACAAGCACAGATCATCAAGATTTGTCCTCTCTGGATTCAATTGCGTGGGaagattttgtttcttttcaatCATCTGATGAGCCAGAAGCAGCAGCCATGGTGTTTTCATGTAACAATAACAAGATGATCTCTTCTCATAGCTTGGACATGTACAATGATTTTGAGCATGGGTTTCATTTTGATGACAGCGGAATCTTTTAG
- the LOC102608156 gene encoding WRKY transcription factor 55: MEEIFSLILNGCKLAKDLEANLPNIANQPETISRSCDEIIKSFCAAKERLNAAHHHQAPAALFYPPAAAAETLFHEQQQQQIIDASLQEWLRSSVTQTMSLMQTQHFVGRTPFHIGEMGAKEMEGTSTTRLRSFGGDHHHHNVQPMDVSDSGRASSSSQPRHRRSGNARTTTVPAPQIGNTEIPPEDGYTWRKYGQKEILNSKYPRSYYRCTHQKLYKCPAKKQVQRLDDDPSTFEVAYYGDHTCHMSATAPSMVPASSSAEITQGMTTQQSVTVQQPSSTSNIGRWLTMDVAAGGSSTGAGPSTVRYEREVPGDYLVANMADAMFNSGSSSSNSMEFLFSSSNVEEKGHPEDKKE, translated from the exons ATGGAGGAGATCTTTTCTTTGATCCTTAATGGATGCAAGTTAGCTAAAGACCTTGAAGCTAACCTACCAAACATTGCAAATCAACCTGAAACGATTTCAAGATCATGTGATGAAATCATTAAGAGCTTCTGTGCAGCTAAGGAAAGGTTGAATGctgctcatcatcatcaagctCCTGCAGCTTTGTTTTATCCGCCCGCCGCGGCCGCTGAGACATTATTTCatgagcagcagcagcagcagatcATTGATGCAAGTTTGCAGGAATGGCTAAGGTCTAGTGTGACGCAAACAATGAGCTTAATGCAAACGCAGCACTTCGTTGGGAGAACCCCATTTCATATCGGTGAAATGGGTGCAAAAGAAATGGAAGGAACTTCAACGACAAGATTGAGAAGCTTTGGAggagatcatcatcatcataacgTTCAGCCAATGGATGTTTCAGATTCTGGCAGAGCTTCATCATCTTCGCAGCCGAGGCATCGAAGAAG TGGGAACGCGAGAACGACGACAGTACCGGCGCCGCAGATCGGAAATACAGAAATTCCGCCGGAGGATGGCTACACTTGGAGAAAATATGGCCAGAAAGAGATTCTGAATTCAAAGTATCCGAG GAGTTATTACAGGTGCACGCACCAGAAGTTGTACAAATGCCCAGCAAAGAAGCAAGTGCAGCGGCTGGATGATGACCCCTCCACATTTGAAGTAGCGTACTATGGAGACCACACGTGTCACATGTCGGCAACGGCGCCGTCGATGGTGCCCGCGTCATCATCAGCAGAAATCACACAAGGGATGACGACACAGCAGAGTGTCACCGTGCAACAACCTTCATCAACAAGCAACATTGGCCGATGGCTCACAATGGACGTAGCTGCCGGAGGTTCAAGCACCGGTGCCGGTCCCTCGACCGTTCGATACGAAAGAGAGGTTCCCGGAGATTACTTGGTGGCAAATATGGCTGATGCGATGTTTAATTCCggtagcagcagcagcaacagcatggaatttctcttctcttcttccaACGTAGAAGAGAAAGGGCACCCTGAAGACAAGAAAGAGTAA